The Halogranum gelatinilyticum genome contains the following window.
CGCAGGCGCGCCGGTGTACGGCCCGCCACCGACGACGAGCACCTCGCCGTGGTCGCCCTTGTGGCTCGCGGACTTCCGGGTGAGTCGGGTCAGGTCGCCGGGACCGACGAAGGTCTCGGCGGCCGCGGGGATGCCGATGTCGGCGACGGTCACCTCGGTCTTCAAACTCTCCAGACCGGGCTTCATGTCGTGGAAGGTCACGACGTGGTCCGCCTCGACTGCGCCCGCAGCGGCCTCGCCGGTGTTCGCGTCGACGCCGGAGGGGACGTCGACGGCGACGACGAGGGCGTCAGAGTCGTTGATGGCGCGGGCCGCAGTCGCTTCGGGTTCTCGGAGCGACCCGGTGATACCCGTCCCGAGCATCGCGTCGACGACGACGTCGGGGTCGTCGAGCGCGAGGTCCGCCGAGTCGCGGACGACCTGTGTCTCGAACTCGGCGTCCTGCAGGGCATCCCAGTTCTCGCGGGCGATGTCGGTCGTGATGGTTTCAGCGCGGCCGAGCAGATGAACCGTCACGTCGTAGTCCTTCAGGAAGCGGGCCGCGACGAGGGCGTCGCCGCCGTTGTTGCCGCGGCCACAGACGAGGGCGACCTGCGCGCCCTCCTCTGAGGCCTCGCGGACGGCGCGGGCGACGGCGTTGCCGCTGGACTCCATCAGCTGTTTCTGTGGGACCCCCAGTGCCGCCGCGTTGCGGTCGACGACGGCCATGCGTTCGGCGGTTATCATGGCTCGCGCTTCGCTCGGGGCGGTGTTAAGATGTGGGTGTCCGAGAGTGAATCAGTTGCCCGCGGCCGACTCCTGATGTCCGCTCGTCTTCCCCGCGAGCCAGTTGCCGACCAGCGCGCCGACGATGCCCGAGAGACCGACGAGCGTGGTCGCAAGGAGGACGTAGCCGAGCAGCATCAGCCCCTGAAGAACGGTGAACCACGCCGGTTGGTTCAGGCCGACGATGTAGCCGAGCGGTTCGGCGACCTGCAGGAGTACCGGCAGCGAGCCGACGAGACCGACACGGAAGCCGACCTGCGTGGGCGTCTCCGGGCGGCCGTGAAAGAGGTAGCCGCCGACGAAGCCCGCGAGGACGACGAGAGTGAAGTCCAGATTTCCCGAGGCCATCTGCCAGTAGTCGAGTCCGACAACGATGGCAGTGAGACCGCCAGCGACGACGGCGAACCGCCAGTAGGTGGCGGTCAGGAAGTCACGGAGCGCTCGGAGCGGACGAAGTGGATGGAGGGCCATGCTGACTTGTTCACAACGAAATAACATAAGCACGCCGCTCACGCTGGACCCAGCCGACGAGTCGTGTCAGTCAGAATGTAAACGCAACGAGGTGTGTTAACTGATTCCGAACCGTTTAGTTGGTGGAACTGCAATCAGAAGTAATGTCCGGACTCCTACCGTCCGAACCGCCCGAGGGGGAGGACCACGACGACGAGGGTGACCTCCGCGTCCTCTGGCTCGACGACGAGGAGTCTGACGAACTCATCAGTTCGCTCTCGTCGGAGACGGCCCGCTCGATTCTGACCGCCCTCTATGACGCCCCCGAGACGGCCTCGGAACTCTCCGAGCGCGTCGACACCTCCATCCAGAACGTCCGCCACCATCTGACACGACTCCAAGACGCCGGCCTCGTCGAGGTGAAAGACATCCGCTACTCGGTCAAGGGCCGGGAGATGAACGTCTACGGGCCCGTCGACGACTCGCTCGTCGTCTGCGTCGGCAGCGCGGACGACCGCTCGTCCTTCCTCGACTCGCTCAAACGACTCGTCGGCACTGTCGCCGTCCTCGGCGTCCTCAGTCTGCTCGTCCAGTTCGCGTTCGGCGCGGGCGTCGTCGACCTCGGCGGGCCGGCCGGTGGTCCCCGTGTCGGCGACAGTCTCGGTGGCGCGGCCGGACCAGTCCTCGGCCTCCTCCCGCCGGGCGTCGCCTTCCTCGCGGGCGGGCTGCTCGTCCTCGCGCTCGTCGCCGGGTGGG
Protein-coding sequences here:
- a CDS encoding ArsR/SmtB family transcription factor, whose protein sequence is MSGLLPSEPPEGEDHDDEGDLRVLWLDDEESDELISSLSSETARSILTALYDAPETASELSERVDTSIQNVRHHLTRLQDAGLVEVKDIRYSVKGREMNVYGPVDDSLVVCVGSADDRSSFLDSLKRLVGTVAVLGVLSLLVQFAFGAGVVDLGGPAGGPRVGDSLGGAAGPVLGLLPPGVAFLAGGLLVLALVAGWEYRRR
- a CDS encoding NAD(P)H-hydrate dehydratase, with translation MITAERMAVVDRNAAALGVPQKQLMESSGNAVARAVREASEEGAQVALVCGRGNNGGDALVAARFLKDYDVTVHLLGRAETITTDIARENWDALQDAEFETQVVRDSADLALDDPDVVVDAMLGTGITGSLREPEATAARAINDSDALVVAVDVPSGVDANTGEAAAGAVEADHVVTFHDMKPGLESLKTEVTVADIGIPAAAETFVGPGDLTRLTRKSASHKGDHGEVLVVGGGPYTGAPALAAQAALRAGADLVRVACPNNVADEIQGYSENLIVRPFEGERFTPEAVDHVQSLAAEHDVTVLGPGLGDAQATLTAVSNFLAGFSGTAVVDADALQVVPEVETDADLLCTPHQGELRKMGGETSDDWREREGLVTEFAAEVGHTLLVKGAYDIVSDGETTRIGRTGNPGMTVGGTGDVLAGATGALACTQPLVDAAAIAAYVNGRAGDRVVDRQGYGLVATDLVDELPLALWGDDDE
- a CDS encoding DUF5518 domain-containing protein; the encoded protein is MALHPLRPLRALRDFLTATYWRFAVVAGGLTAIVVGLDYWQMASGNLDFTLVVLAGFVGGYLFHGRPETPTQVGFRVGLVGSLPVLLQVAEPLGYIVGLNQPAWFTVLQGLMLLGYVLLATTLVGLSGIVGALVGNWLAGKTSGHQESAAGN